In a genomic window of Silurus meridionalis isolate SWU-2019-XX chromosome 27, ASM1480568v1, whole genome shotgun sequence:
- the LOC124380404 gene encoding aldehyde dehydrogenase, mitochondrial-like, which produces MLRTALTRIAPRFSRISACRFSAAAIPAPNPQPEVNFNQIFINNEWHDAVSKKTFPTINPATGEVICQVAEGDKVDVDKAVKAAKDAFRLGSPWRRMDASQRGLLLYRLADCIERDSAYLAALETLDNGKPYAVAYTVDLPMVVKCLRYYAGWADKWEGKTIPIDGDFFCYTRHEPIGVCGQIIPWNFPLLMQAWKLGPALATGNTVVMKVAEQTPLTALYVAGLIKEVGFPPGVVNIIPGMGPTAGAAIASHPDVDKIAFTGSTEVGHLIQQASGTSNLKRVTLELGGKSPNIILSDANMEQAVDHSQIAIFFNQGQCCCAGSRTYVHESVYDEFVERSVDKATKRVVGNPFNLQTEHGPQIDDEQYRKILGYISSGKREGAKLMCGGDVAGDRGYFIQPTIFGDVQDDMTIAREEIFGPVMQIFKFKTIEEVIERANDTKYGLAAAVFTTDIGKAQYISNSLRAGTVWINCYNVFGVQAPFGGYKASGNGRELGEYGLEAYTEVKTVSIQIPQKNS; this is translated from the exons ATGCTTCGTACCGCGCTCACACGGATCGCCCCGCGTTTCTCACGCATCTCCGCGTGCAGGTTCTCCGCTGCAGCAATTCCTGCACCAAACCCTCAGCCCGAGGTTAACTTCAACCAG ATCTTCATTAACAATGAGTGGCACGATGCAGTGAGTAAGAAAACCTTTCCAACCATCAATCCTGCCACTGGTGAAGTCATCTGCCAGGTTGCAGAAGGTGATAAGGTAGATGTGGATAAAGCAGTCAAGGCTGCGAAGGACGCGTTCAGGCTCGGTTCTCCATGGCGACGCATGGATGCCTCTCAGCGTGGACTCCTCCTGTACCGCCTGGCTGATTGCATCGAGAGGGACTCCGCCTACCTGGCA GCGCTGGAAACTTTGGACAATGGCAAGCCATATGCCGTGGCCTACACCGTCGATTTGCCCATGGTGGTCAAATGTTTGAG GTATTATGCTGGCTGGGCTGATAAATGGGAGGGCAAGACCATTCCGATCGATGGTGATTTCTTCTGCTATACTCGGCATGAGCCCATTGGCGTATGTGGGCAGATTATTCCT TGGAATTTTCCTTTACTGATGCAAGCATGGAAACTGGGACCTGCACTGGCTACAGGCAACACTGTAGTAATGAAGGTGGCAGAGCAGACACCTCTCACTGCACTCTATGTGGCCGGCCTGATCAAGGAG GTGGGCTTTCCCCCTGGTGTTGTAAACATCATTCCTGGAATGGGTCCTACAGCTGGGGCAGCCATCGCTTCCCACCCTGATGTGGATAAAATTGCCTTCACTGGCTCCACTGAG GTAGGCCACCTAATTCAGCAAGCATCTGGCACCAGCAATCTAAAGAGGGTAACTCTGGAACTAGGAGGAAAGAGTCCCAATATCATTCTATCTGATGCCAACA TGGAACAAGCAGTGGACCACTCCCAAATTGCCATCTTCTTCAACCAGGGTCAGTGCTGCTGCGCAGGCTCACGCACCTATGTACATGAAAGCGTCTATGATGAGTTTGTTGAGCGCAGTGTGGACAAAGCGACAAAGAGAGTGGTGGGAAATCCATTTAACCTTCAAACTGAGCACGGACCGCAG ATTGATGATGAGCAGTACAGGAAGATTCTGGGCTACATCAGCAGCGGGAAACGTGAGGGAGCAAAGCTCATGTGTGGAGGTGATGTGGCAGGAGACCGTGGTTACTTTATCCAGCCTACCATCTTTGGAGATGTCCAGGATGACATGACGATTGCTCGTGAAGAG aTCTTTGGTCCAGTTATGCAAATTTTTAAGTTTAAGACCATAGAAGAGGTTATCGAGAGAGCCAATGACACAAAGTATGGCCTGGCAGCAGCCGTCTTCACCACAGACATCGGCAAGGCCCAGTACATCTCGAACAGTCTTCGTGCTGGAACTGTctg GATTAACTGCTACAATGTGTTTGGAGTTCAGGCTCCATTTGGTGGCTACAAGGCCTCAGGGAATGGTCGAGAACTGGGAGAGTACGGCTTGGAAGCCTACACCGAAGTCAAAACC GTATCAATTCAGATTCCCCAGAAAAATTCGTAA